GTGCCACGCAGTACGAGAACGGATTCGACACGCGGGTCACCGTGGGCGGGGTGCGTGACCTGATCGGCGACGCCGAGCGGCTGGTGGCCGGCCTCGGCGAGTACGAACTGGCCGAGGCCACGGCGGGGTTGCGTCCCGGCACGCCGGACAACCTGCCGCTGATCGGTTGGCTGGAACCCGGGGTGCTCGTCGCCACCGGGCACCACCGCAACGGATTCCTGCACGCGCCGATCACCGCCGAGGCGGTCACCGCGCTGCTGCGGGGCGGCGACGTGCCCGCCGAGACCGAACCCGCCGATCCGATGCGAAGTGGAGTTCGACGATGAACGTCACGATCAACGGAGAGCGCTACGAGTTCGAGCGGGGCGCGACCCTCGCCGACGCGCTGGAACGTTTCCGCAGCCCGTCCCGCGGGGTGGCGGTGGCGCTGGACGGCGCCGTGGTTCCCCGGGACCGCTGGCAGGAGACCGAACTCGGTACGGCCGCGACGGTGGAGATCGTCACCGCCGTGCAAGGAGGATGATCATGGACGATCCGCTGGTCATAGCCGGATACGAATTCGGTTCGCGGCTGATTACCGGAACCGGGGGTGCGGCCAGTCTGACCGCGCTGGAGCAGGCGCTGATCGCCTCCGGCACG
This portion of the Actinopolyspora lacussalsi genome encodes:
- a CDS encoding sulfur carrier protein (product_source=KO:K03154; cath_funfam=3.10.20.30; cog=COG2104; ko=KO:K03154; pfam=PF02597; superfamily=54285; tigrfam=TIGR01683); translated protein: MNVTINGERYEFERGATLADALERFRSPSRGVAVALDGAVVPRDRWQETELGTAATVEIVTAVQGG